A single window of Sulfurovum sp. UBA12169 DNA harbors:
- a CDS encoding phage tail protein → MKQVTAQHGDRLDQIAYSEYGTLEYFNKVMDANLHLSAKPILENGDIVNMPTITMQVQEIKVKTLW, encoded by the coding sequence ATGAAACAGGTTACGGCACAGCACGGTGACAGGTTAGACCAGATCGCCTATAGCGAATATGGCACGCTTGAATACTTCAATAAGGTGATGGATGCAAACCTACACCTATCAGCAAAGCCTATCTTAGAAAACGGCGATATCGTAAATATGCCTACCATAACAATGCAAGTACAAGAGATCAAGGTAAAAACACTATGGTAG
- a CDS encoding ATP-dependent protease, whose product MIKPLHVNQLYNHCDVEKFDFNTTEDLKDLDTIIGQARALKAISFGVGIKQKGYNLYVMGELGSGKHSIVEQFIKSKGKEKDQEKPADWCYVNNFEDPRKPISLKLASSMGVQLKKDMEELIADLQGIIPSVFESEEYREKKQSIVDKLNEIKKESFQKIKERAKEEYIAINYTATGYTVSPMSKENKILEAQEFVALSDKEKEKIQEKIKKFKTQIEHTAQDMAIQSKVQLKEIRELEQNMTKKAVDNSIDELKKRYEAYPNVVMYLQSVKEDIIKNAQDFLLSAQNALSAIGVGSASDSTIFSRYRVNVLVTHKDKESVPIAYENNPTYANLFGEIEHVAQMGMLLTDFNLIKPGALHRANGGYLILDASKVLLQPFVWDGLKRMLQAGAIRIESLAHSLSLISTLTLEPQTIELDVKIILIGNRMLYYLLYNYDPEFKELFKVNADFEDRIERNEQNSFLYAQMIGMMVKKNQLLPLDKKAVGRVIEYGSRIAEDSQKLSTHLKSLGDLLQEADFIAAQKKIKQITKNEIDEAIAQKTERSDRIKDYIYEEIQRETILIQTKGKMVGQINGVSVVNLGNYAFGHPVKITALTRLGKDGIVNIEREVKLSGPMHDKGIMILSAFLATRYAKDFPLSVTATLVFEQSYGRIEGDSASCAELFALLSSLSEIALDQSIAVTGSVNQNGQVQAVGGINEKIEGFFDVCRLLGGTQKNGIIIPASNVKHLMLKEEVLLAARNNTFEIYAIENVDEGMEILTGMASGKRDGKGNFPKKSIGYQIEDKLRFFADKSRQKKYKKEGGQEEKP is encoded by the coding sequence ATGATAAAACCGCTTCATGTTAATCAGCTTTATAATCATTGTGATGTAGAAAAATTCGATTTTAATACCACTGAAGATTTAAAGGATCTTGACACAATTATAGGGCAAGCCAGAGCGCTTAAAGCAATAAGTTTTGGCGTGGGAATCAAGCAAAAAGGTTACAATCTTTATGTAATGGGCGAACTTGGCAGCGGCAAGCATAGTATTGTTGAACAGTTTATTAAAAGCAAAGGAAAAGAAAAAGATCAGGAGAAGCCGGCAGATTGGTGTTATGTTAACAATTTTGAAGATCCGCGAAAACCGATTTCATTGAAGCTTGCATCTTCCATGGGCGTTCAACTTAAAAAAGACATGGAAGAACTGATAGCGGATTTACAGGGAATTATCCCCTCAGTATTTGAGAGCGAAGAATATAGAGAAAAAAAACAGTCTATCGTTGACAAACTTAATGAGATAAAGAAAGAATCTTTTCAAAAAATAAAAGAAAGAGCAAAAGAAGAATATATAGCAATTAACTATACAGCAACAGGCTATACGGTTTCTCCTATGAGCAAAGAGAATAAAATTCTTGAAGCGCAAGAATTTGTGGCTCTTAGCGATAAAGAGAAGGAGAAAATTCAAGAGAAAATCAAAAAGTTTAAAACTCAGATAGAGCATACCGCACAAGATATGGCTATCCAAAGCAAGGTGCAACTAAAAGAGATTAGAGAACTCGAACAAAATATGACAAAAAAAGCAGTGGATAACAGTATTGATGAGCTCAAAAAAAGATATGAAGCCTACCCAAATGTTGTTATGTATCTTCAGAGCGTTAAAGAAGATATTATAAAAAACGCCCAGGATTTTTTACTCTCTGCACAAAATGCGCTTTCAGCGATAGGAGTAGGATCAGCAAGTGACAGCACTATATTCAGCAGATACCGTGTGAATGTTCTAGTGACGCATAAAGACAAAGAAAGTGTACCGATTGCTTATGAGAACAATCCGACTTATGCAAATTTGTTTGGTGAGATAGAGCATGTTGCGCAGATGGGTATGCTTTTGACTGATTTTAATTTGATTAAACCCGGCGCACTGCACAGAGCCAACGGGGGATATTTGATTCTTGATGCCTCAAAAGTATTGTTGCAGCCTTTTGTCTGGGACGGTTTAAAGCGAATGCTGCAGGCCGGAGCCATTCGCATAGAATCATTAGCGCACTCATTGAGTTTGATCAGTACGTTGACGCTCGAACCCCAAACTATTGAGCTGGATGTTAAGATTATTCTTATCGGCAACAGAATGCTTTACTATTTGCTCTATAATTATGATCCGGAATTTAAAGAACTTTTTAAGGTTAATGCAGATTTTGAAGACCGAATTGAGCGAAATGAGCAAAATAGTTTTTTGTATGCGCAAATGATTGGGATGATGGTTAAAAAAAATCAACTTTTGCCTCTTGATAAAAAAGCCGTCGGAAGGGTCATTGAATATGGTTCGCGTATAGCCGAAGACAGCCAGAAGCTTTCAACACATTTAAAAAGTTTGGGCGATTTGCTTCAGGAAGCCGATTTTATTGCCGCACAGAAAAAAATCAAACAGATAACTAAAAATGAAATAGATGAGGCTATTGCGCAGAAGACTGAAAGATCAGACAGGATTAAGGATTATATTTACGAAGAGATCCAAAGAGAAACCATTTTGATTCAAACCAAAGGCAAGATGGTAGGGCAAATAAATGGAGTTTCGGTTGTAAATCTGGGCAATTATGCCTTTGGCCATCCTGTTAAAATTACTGCTTTAACAAGATTGGGAAAAGATGGCATAGTCAATATAGAACGAGAAGTAAAACTGAGCGGTCCCATGCATGATAAGGGAATAATGATACTTTCAGCCTTTTTGGCTACACGATATGCAAAAGATTTTCCGCTGAGTGTTACTGCAACCTTGGTATTTGAGCAGTCATACGGCAGGATCGAAGGCGACAGCGCTTCCTGCGCAGAATTGTTTGCTTTGCTTTCGTCACTGAGTGAAATAGCCTTGGATCAATCTATAGCCGTGACGGGCTCCGTAAATCAAAATGGCCAGGTTCAAGCAGTAGGCGGCATTAATGAGAAAATAGAAGGTTTTTTTGATGTGTGCAGACTTTTGGGCGGGACCCAAAAAAATGGTATTATCATCCCTGCGTCAAATGTAAAACATTTAATGCTTAAAGAAGAAGTGCTTCTTGCAGCAAGGAATAATACCTTTGAAATTTATGCCATTGAGAACGTTGATGAGGGGATGGAAATACTTACAGGAATGGCAAGCGGAAAAAGAGATGGCAAAGGTAATTTTCCTAAAAAAAGTATCGGTTATCAGATAGAGGATAAGCTGAGGTTCTTTGCAGATAAAAGCAGGCAAAAAAAGTACAAAAAAGAGGGGGGACAGGAAGAGAAGCCTTAA
- a CDS encoding phage tail tape measure protein, whose translation MEKMLALGIILSAKDMLTPSLGKAGEAINKYEGKIKKLGSSMTKLGTVTLGAGMAIGAALKQPYEAFSDLKAAQGEIKSLDIGDLGISKITDAAVKFSNTFSGTTAPDFVRASYDIKSGIASLSDTGVAEFTRLASLTGKATKSTTEQMTSFFATGYGIYTKQFDELQSQTAAGWNKLSQEEKDIKFGQAFSAGIGAAVKQFKTTGSEMQSAIETLGAAATTSNVPLSNQLAILGTLNGIMSGSEGATKYKAFLKGAAKAQEDLNMSFVDQNNQLLSTPQILEKLHAHYGNVLDDMEKMEITKAFGSDEAAGYITALYDKTGQLKDGINSVSNSMANGTDEVERMAKAMNDGHEMELLQQRIGNLITVIGTGFAPIVNNIGKVIGKVTMKLGGMIKEYPELTRWVTGGIALFGATAVVLGTVAISIGALTMAIPMLSKGFLVLGGAIKFVGAALGFVGKILLLNPIGLAVTAIAAAAYLIYTNWDKLKVWFSSLWTSINDIFSKSSSYINEVIQSPIASIKAGWETLLNWFSVKFEWLADKFNTVSGWVGSTIDWLGLGGGDGKQQSSGAASKGGKTSKVGAAVAAQPSKPLFKTEPLFKEKSAYTPEQQKSKKSGAGSNHNYNVNLTVNNPAKGVNVEKAVQKAIRMCNSRSLSDDV comes from the coding sequence ATGGAAAAGATGCTGGCACTTGGGATAATCCTATCGGCTAAAGATATGCTAACACCGTCACTTGGCAAGGCTGGAGAGGCTATAAACAAGTATGAGGGGAAAATCAAAAAGCTTGGCAGCAGCATGACAAAGCTTGGCACGGTAACGCTTGGTGCTGGTATGGCCATTGGTGCTGCACTCAAACAGCCTTATGAGGCGTTTAGTGATCTTAAAGCAGCACAGGGCGAGATAAAATCACTTGATATAGGCGATCTTGGCATAAGTAAGATCACAGATGCAGCCGTTAAGTTTTCAAACACGTTCAGCGGCACTACAGCCCCGGACTTTGTGCGCGCCTCTTACGATATCAAAAGTGGTATCGCTTCACTGAGCGATACAGGGGTAGCGGAGTTTACACGGCTTGCATCCCTAACCGGTAAAGCCACAAAGTCAACTACAGAGCAGATGACATCTTTTTTTGCTACCGGGTACGGTATTTATACCAAACAGTTTGACGAACTGCAAAGCCAGACGGCAGCCGGGTGGAATAAACTAAGCCAAGAAGAAAAAGATATCAAATTCGGTCAGGCGTTTAGTGCAGGTATCGGCGCAGCCGTAAAGCAGTTTAAAACCACTGGGAGCGAAATGCAAAGCGCAATAGAGACGCTCGGTGCAGCTGCTACTACATCAAACGTACCGCTATCTAACCAGCTTGCAATACTTGGAACGCTTAATGGGATCATGAGCGGCTCGGAGGGCGCTACAAAATATAAGGCATTTTTAAAAGGTGCGGCCAAAGCACAAGAAGATTTAAATATGAGTTTTGTTGACCAAAACAACCAGCTGTTGTCAACGCCACAGATACTTGAAAAACTCCATGCACATTATGGCAACGTACTTGATGACATGGAAAAGATGGAAATTACAAAAGCGTTTGGCTCAGATGAGGCGGCTGGATATATAACAGCGCTTTATGACAAAACAGGACAACTTAAAGACGGTATAAACAGCGTTAGCAACTCTATGGCAAACGGAACTGATGAAGTAGAGCGTATGGCAAAAGCCATGAATGACGGCCATGAAATGGAACTGCTACAGCAGCGCATAGGTAACCTTATTACAGTGATCGGCACTGGGTTTGCGCCCATAGTGAACAATATAGGAAAGGTGATAGGGAAAGTAACCATGAAGCTTGGCGGGATGATAAAAGAATACCCTGAGCTTACAAGATGGGTCACTGGTGGTATAGCACTGTTTGGTGCTACTGCTGTGGTACTTGGTACAGTTGCTATCTCTATAGGGGCTTTGACTATGGCTATACCTATGCTTAGTAAAGGCTTTTTAGTGTTGGGTGGTGCTATAAAATTTGTTGGTGCTGCACTTGGTTTTGTAGGTAAGATACTACTACTTAACCCAATAGGTTTAGCCGTTACTGCGATAGCAGCAGCAGCATATCTTATCTATACAAACTGGGATAAGCTAAAAGTATGGTTTAGCAGCCTGTGGACTAGCATTAATGATATTTTTAGCAAATCAAGCAGCTACATTAATGAAGTGATACAAAGCCCTATAGCTTCTATAAAAGCAGGGTGGGAAACGCTGCTAAATTGGTTTTCTGTGAAATTCGAGTGGCTGGCAGATAAATTCAACACCGTATCAGGATGGGTAGGTAGCACTATAGACTGGCTAGGTCTTGGTGGCGGTGATGGCAAGCAACAGTCATCAGGTGCTGCAAGCAAAGGCGGCAAAACATCTAAAGTTGGTGCTGCTGTTGCAGCGCAGCCATCAAAGCCGCTGTTTAAAACAGAGCCACTATTTAAAGAGAAGTCAGCATACACACCAGAGCAGCAAAAGAGCAAAAAAAGCGGCGCTGGCTCAAACCATAACTATAATGTAAATCTAACCGTAAATAATCCTGCAAAAGGCGTAAATGTAGAAAAGGCGGTACAGAAAGCCATAAGGATGTGCAACAGCAGATCGCTTAGCGATGATGTTTAG
- a CDS encoding phage tail protein, with translation MVELFGIPKKPTYKILANGTDITATLQNNSASISLEDEANEEADQLCITVEGAIARPQADDTLELWMGYGLTLVYFGSFVVQETTKDDDYTLTVKATGVNFSSALKVKREITYEKVTIKDICTQIAKRHDLKLKCDYDDITIKSLSQDKESDIHFLNRVAGEYNAIFNIKNRTLIFLHRIKDGKASNELPRYMVHKNDVHNLTITHSKKALYNSCKCCWHCTIDNIKKEVIVGDGDPSIVHYGQFKDEAEAAAKATALLEKTKGCHVGGSFEIDGAVMYAGGVVELVGTVDDDGEYSIKRISHTIDSSNGWVTWAEITR, from the coding sequence ATGGTAGAACTGTTTGGCATCCCAAAAAAACCCACGTATAAGATACTGGCAAACGGTACAGATATAACTGCCACACTGCAAAATAACAGCGCGTCTATCTCTCTTGAAGATGAAGCAAACGAAGAAGCAGATCAGCTGTGTATTACCGTAGAGGGCGCGATAGCAAGACCACAGGCAGACGATACCTTGGAACTGTGGATGGGGTACGGTCTAACCTTGGTATATTTTGGGTCTTTTGTGGTACAGGAAACTACAAAGGATGATGACTATACACTGACGGTAAAAGCAACCGGCGTAAACTTTTCCAGCGCGCTTAAAGTAAAGCGTGAGATCACTTACGAAAAGGTAACCATCAAAGATATATGTACACAAATTGCAAAACGTCACGATCTTAAACTTAAGTGCGACTATGATGATATCACCATAAAAAGCCTAAGCCAGGACAAAGAGAGTGACATACACTTTTTAAACCGAGTGGCCGGTGAGTATAACGCTATTTTCAACATCAAAAACAGGACGCTTATATTTCTGCACCGCATCAAAGACGGTAAAGCAAGTAATGAACTGCCAAGGTATATGGTTCATAAGAACGATGTACACAATCTCACCATAACCCATAGCAAAAAAGCACTCTATAACAGTTGTAAATGCTGCTGGCACTGCACGATAGACAATATAAAAAAAGAGGTAATAGTAGGTGATGGTGACCCGAGTATAGTGCATTATGGACAATTTAAGGACGAAGCAGAAGCAGCTGCAAAAGCTACTGCTTTGCTTGAGAAAACAAAAGGATGCCACGTGGGCGGAAGCTTTGAGATAGACGGGGCAGTGATGTATGCTGGAGGCGTAGTGGAGTTGGTAGGAACTGTGGACGATGACGGGGAGTACAGCATAAAAAGGATAAGCCATACCATAGATAGCAGCAATGGGTGGGTTACATGGGCAGAAATAACAAGATAA
- a CDS encoding rod shape-determining protein RodA, with product MEHWFDFDRRIFKHFNYLLMIQLVPLFVISSYLIHEMNPYLFNKQMVYYFLASIAFFIAAFIPWRLIFWWFVPLFYLGNLGLLLAVEFIGKSILGATRWIEIPGIGLTIQPSEFMKVSVIMMLAYLISRKPPSAKGYGILQFIKLSIVIIIPFLLIAKEPDLGTALVLLIAGYGVLFIVGINWKIWITLAVIGGIGAPFIYQYGLKPYQKIRIHDALNKPSYQVRQALIAIGSGGLEGKEKEEATQTQLKFLPVSSTDFIFAYLGERLGFKGMTTVIALYILLVFNLLYISAKHAQDYLIKTFAAGIAFLIFVYMGVNIYMVIGLAPVVGLPLPMFSHGGTSFIIFAIIFGILQNLIAFKDYSRYNADSKIIMTSKDEPTIR from the coding sequence ATGGAACATTGGTTTGATTTTGATAGACGCATCTTCAAACATTTTAATTATCTTCTTATGATCCAGCTTGTTCCTCTTTTTGTTATCTCTTCGTATCTTATACATGAGATGAACCCTTATCTTTTTAATAAGCAGATGGTGTACTATTTTCTTGCATCTATTGCTTTTTTTATTGCCGCATTTATTCCGTGGAGGCTTATCTTTTGGTGGTTTGTTCCTCTTTTTTACCTAGGCAATCTAGGCTTGCTCTTGGCAGTTGAATTCATAGGAAAAAGCATTCTTGGCGCCACAAGGTGGATTGAAATTCCGGGCATTGGATTAACCATTCAACCCTCTGAGTTTATGAAAGTCAGTGTCATCATGATGCTTGCCTATCTTATCAGCCGCAAACCTCCTTCTGCCAAAGGATATGGGATTTTGCAATTTATAAAACTCTCTATTGTTATTATCATTCCTTTTCTTCTTATCGCAAAAGAGCCGGACCTCGGTACAGCCTTGGTGCTTCTTATTGCCGGATATGGCGTACTTTTTATTGTAGGCATCAACTGGAAAATATGGATCACTCTTGCAGTTATAGGCGGTATCGGTGCACCGTTTATCTATCAATACGGCCTCAAACCTTACCAAAAAATACGTATCCATGACGCACTTAACAAACCAAGCTACCAGGTTAGACAGGCGCTCATTGCGATCGGTTCAGGCGGACTTGAAGGAAAAGAAAAAGAAGAAGCAACCCAAACCCAGCTCAAATTTCTTCCGGTCTCCTCTACAGACTTTATTTTTGCCTATCTTGGGGAAAGACTGGGCTTCAAAGGCATGACAACAGTGATTGCCTTGTATATCCTGCTCGTCTTTAATCTTCTCTATATTTCAGCCAAACACGCGCAGGATTATCTCATTAAGACATTCGCTGCAGGCATTGCTTTTTTGATCTTTGTCTATATGGGAGTCAATATCTATATGGTCATCGGATTGGCTCCTGTCGTGGGCCTTCCGCTTCCAATGTTTAGTCATGGCGGAACTTCTTTTATTATTTTTGCGATAATTTTTGGGATTTTGCAAAATTTAATTGCTTTTAAAGATTACAGCCGTTATAATGCGGACTCGAAAATCATTATGACTTCGAAAGACGAACCAACGATTAGATAA
- a CDS encoding transporter: MYFPNHSPSKTIHESYPKYAIVPLMIDTLLSLIFVYVFIFLGYLAKRIFKEEMNPRTLTLFSVYFLQPFVTVWGFSTAKLHAEHIFVPLMYLGIIFALLIPSLLIAKMLFADAKERAIFSIAGFVGNTGNIGIPLGIALFGEQSVIYTTLINIANVFVVYVIGVYVYSRGSFSIKKSLLNIVKIPIIPASLVAFIINIYDIPLSSSLQEFFKMGAYAGIVLQLFLLGTFLYGIRLQELRPKLFIGTISQKFIIIPSAAALLLSFTSLSPFVQGIIFMEMMVPIAIANINLASLYDCRPKEVTSLILLSTLLFIPLLFVLSYVINFYYL, from the coding sequence ATGTACTTTCCAAACCATTCTCCTTCTAAAACAATACACGAATCATACCCAAAATATGCTATAGTTCCTCTCATGATTGACACACTACTCTCGCTCATCTTTGTGTATGTTTTTATTTTTCTTGGATACCTTGCAAAACGCATATTTAAAGAAGAGATGAATCCCAGGACGCTTACACTCTTTTCTGTCTATTTTCTCCAGCCATTCGTAACAGTGTGGGGCTTTAGTACTGCCAAGCTTCACGCTGAACATATTTTTGTACCCTTAATGTATCTGGGGATCATTTTTGCACTATTGATTCCCTCTTTGCTTATTGCCAAAATGCTTTTTGCTGACGCCAAAGAGAGAGCCATTTTTTCTATTGCGGGATTTGTCGGCAACACAGGAAATATCGGCATTCCTCTTGGGATAGCTCTTTTTGGCGAACAAAGCGTTATCTATACAACACTCATCAATATTGCTAATGTTTTTGTCGTCTATGTCATAGGGGTCTATGTTTACTCAAGAGGTTCTTTTAGCATCAAAAAGTCACTTTTGAACATTGTTAAAATTCCTATTATTCCGGCCTCATTGGTAGCTTTTATCATCAATATTTACGACATACCCCTAAGTTCATCTCTCCAGGAATTTTTTAAAATGGGCGCTTATGCGGGTATCGTACTTCAACTTTTTCTACTGGGCACATTTTTGTACGGCATTCGTCTCCAGGAACTTCGTCCCAAACTTTTTATTGGAACGATTTCGCAAAAATTCATTATCATTCCTTCTGCTGCAGCACTCCTTTTGAGCTTTACCTCTCTTTCGCCTTTTGTGCAGGGCATAATCTTTATGGAGATGATGGTGCCTATAGCCATCGCCAATATCAATCTGGCCTCCCTTTATGACTGTCGTCCCAAAGAGGTCACTTCGCTTATACTTTTAAGCACTTTACTCTTTATTCCTTTACTTTTTGTGTTAAGCTATGTTATAAATTTCTACTATTTATGA
- a CDS encoding saccharopine dehydrogenase has translation MSKNTLIIGAGGVGNVVAFKCAMNVDTFGNITLASRTLSKCDEIAKNIQERLSITIATAQVDADSVPELIDLINNTKADIVINVALPYQDLTIMDACKICRVDYLDTANYEHPDTAKFEYKEQWARNEAFKEAGIMGLLGSGFDPGATNVFCAYAQKHYFDEIHTIDILDCNAGDHGYPFATNFNPEINLREVSAKGRYWENGTWIETEPMEIMQVWDYPEVGPKDSYLLYHEEMESLVKHIKGLKRIRFFMTFGQSYLTHMRCLENVGMLGIKEVEHKGMKIVPIEFLKTLLPDPASLGPRTKGKTNIGIFAKGIKDGKPRTVYIYQVKDHEACYAEVLSQGVSYTTGVPAMIGAKLMLEGKWQGKGVFNMEQLDPDPFMEEMNKQGLPWQLIELEADESREVKA, from the coding sequence ATGTCAAAAAATACCCTCATCATCGGTGCAGGCGGTGTCGGAAATGTGGTTGCATTCAAATGCGCAATGAATGTGGACACTTTCGGAAATATTACTCTTGCAAGCAGAACTCTCAGCAAATGCGATGAGATTGCCAAAAACATCCAAGAGCGTCTGAGCATAACCATCGCTACAGCGCAGGTAGACGCAGACTCTGTTCCCGAACTCATTGACCTCATCAATAATACAAAGGCAGATATCGTCATCAATGTGGCGCTTCCTTATCAAGATCTGACCATCATGGATGCATGCAAAATCTGTCGAGTTGACTATCTGGATACCGCAAACTATGAGCACCCCGATACTGCAAAATTTGAATACAAAGAACAGTGGGCAAGAAATGAAGCCTTCAAGGAAGCCGGGATCATGGGTCTGCTTGGAAGCGGTTTTGATCCGGGGGCTACTAATGTTTTTTGTGCCTATGCGCAAAAACACTATTTTGACGAGATCCACACAATAGATATTCTTGATTGCAACGCAGGCGATCACGGCTATCCGTTTGCAACAAACTTCAATCCCGAAATCAACCTTCGTGAAGTCAGCGCCAAAGGAAGATATTGGGAAAACGGAACATGGATAGAAACTGAACCGATGGAAATCATGCAGGTATGGGATTATCCCGAAGTTGGACCAAAGGACAGCTACCTGCTTTATCACGAAGAGATGGAGTCGCTGGTTAAACACATCAAAGGACTCAAGCGTATCCGTTTCTTTATGACATTCGGGCAGAGTTATCTTACCCATATGCGATGTCTTGAAAATGTAGGTATGCTGGGTATCAAAGAAGTAGAACACAAAGGCATGAAAATCGTACCGATCGAATTTCTCAAAACACTTCTTCCTGATCCCGCAAGTCTTGGACCCCGCACTAAAGGAAAGACAAATATCGGTATCTTTGCCAAAGGAATCAAAGACGGCAAACCGCGGACCGTCTATATCTACCAAGTCAAAGACCACGAAGCATGCTATGCCGAAGTGTTGAGTCAGGGGGTAAGCTATACGACGGGCGTACCTGCAATGATAGGTGCCAAACTGATGCTTGAAGGCAAATGGCAAGGCAAAGGTGTCTTCAATATGGAACAGCTCGATCCGGATCCTTTTATGGAAGAAATGAACAAACAAGGACTTCCTTGGCAACTCATCGAGCTTGAAGCGGATGAAAGCAGAGAAGTGAAAGCTTAA
- the ald gene encoding alanine dehydrogenase: MKIGIPKEIKSREYRVGIIPAGVDLLVQNGHEVYIEKNAGEKSGFSDDEYKQVGAVIFQNPKEIYENCEMILKVKEPQPQEYDLLKAGQILFAYLHLAPQKELTQILQKRKVIAIAYETIQEGNRTPLLEPMSQIAGKMAPMAGAYFLSAHANAMGVLMGGCSGVPPSTVLILGSGTVAKYAAKIAAGMGANVVVMGRNPKSMAELESAMPANVSTVYSNRYNMEKILPTADIVIGAVYNTGEKTPHLITKKMLPLCKKGAVFVDVAIDQGGCMETSRPTTHDDPIFEVGGVVHYCVANMPGDYPVTATCALANATIPYVKKIADLGWRSAGLQDDAVYGGVNVAGGFVTQKSVAKVHKIAYHELKDVIDMCPKFGDTYDKTASC, encoded by the coding sequence ATGAAAATTGGTATTCCAAAAGAAATAAAGAGCAGGGAGTATCGGGTGGGAATCATTCCCGCGGGGGTTGATTTGCTTGTTCAAAACGGGCACGAGGTGTACATAGAAAAAAATGCCGGAGAAAAAAGCGGATTTTCTGATGATGAGTATAAGCAGGTCGGTGCTGTTATCTTTCAAAATCCAAAAGAGATATATGAAAATTGTGAAATGATTCTAAAAGTCAAAGAGCCTCAGCCTCAAGAATATGATCTTTTAAAAGCGGGGCAGATACTTTTTGCCTATCTTCATCTCGCTCCGCAAAAAGAGCTTACCCAGATACTTCAAAAAAGAAAAGTGATAGCTATCGCATATGAAACGATACAGGAAGGAAACCGGACGCCTTTGCTTGAGCCCATGAGTCAAATTGCAGGCAAAATGGCGCCGATGGCGGGAGCCTATTTTCTTTCGGCCCATGCAAATGCAATGGGTGTGCTGATGGGGGGATGCAGCGGCGTGCCGCCATCAACAGTATTGATTTTGGGGAGCGGTACAGTAGCCAAATATGCAGCCAAGATTGCAGCAGGGATGGGTGCAAATGTGGTGGTAATGGGAAGAAATCCAAAAAGCATGGCTGAACTTGAATCGGCAATGCCGGCAAATGTTTCAACTGTTTATAGCAACCGCTATAATATGGAAAAAATTTTACCTACAGCAGATATTGTGATAGGTGCGGTTTATAATACCGGTGAAAAAACACCCCACTTGATCACAAAAAAAATGCTCCCTTTGTGTAAAAAAGGTGCTGTTTTTGTCGATGTTGCTATCGATCAAGGCGGATGTATGGAGACTTCCAGACCGACAACGCATGATGATCCTATTTTTGAAGTGGGGGGTGTGGTGCATTATTGCGTTGCCAATATGCCCGGAGACTATCCTGTGACTGCAACATGCGCATTGGCAAATGCAACGATACCTTATGTAAAAAAGATTGCGGATTTGGGATGGCGCAGTGCCGGTTTGCAAGATGATGCCGTATATGGCGGTGTGAATGTTGCAGGCGGCTTTGTAACACAAAAATCTGTGGCCAAGGTGCATAAAATAGCATATCATGAGTTAAAAGATGTCATTGATATGTGTCCAAAATTCGGAGATACTTATGATAAAACCGCTTCATGTTAA